A genomic window from Cytobacillus suaedae includes:
- a CDS encoding aldolase has protein sequence MNNIKLLDCTLRDGGYYNSWDFDHSLIQDYLNAMKEVSIDFVELGLRGFNKDGFKGACAFTTDNFINSLTVPEGLNLGVMVNASELLNHPDGLEIALVKLFAPASESPVSLVRIACHVHEFKEALPAAHCLKDRGYVVGFNLMQIADRSADEIKNLATAANNYPIDVLYFADSLGSLNPESTAKIINMIREVWQGPLGIHTHDNMGYALANSMRAVEEGVTWIDGTVTGMGRGPGNAKTEYLAIELEENRNVTSNLTPLMKLVEGYFKPLQNKCGWGTNSFYYLAGKYGIHPTYIQEMLSDSRYVEEDILAVIEFLKSEGGKKFNINTLEAARNFYSGVPTGTWHPSEVISNKEVLIIGTGPSIQKHRQALEDYILKNKPYVIALNTQLNISSELINIRAACHPVRILADSSVHSNLPQPLVIPASMLSENVNNAFQGKSILDFGISIQENTFSFESNYCVLPNSLVFSYALAIAASGKAERVILAGFDGYGADDPRTSEVNNLLNNFTNTPNTPPVISITPTQYKIFTSSVYAF, from the coding sequence ATGAATAATATTAAACTATTAGATTGCACACTTCGAGATGGGGGATATTATAATTCCTGGGATTTTGATCATTCTTTGATCCAAGATTACCTGAACGCAATGAAAGAAGTCTCTATAGATTTTGTAGAGTTAGGGTTACGTGGATTTAATAAAGATGGATTTAAAGGGGCGTGCGCATTTACTACAGATAATTTTATAAACAGTCTGACCGTACCTGAGGGTCTAAATTTAGGTGTAATGGTTAACGCGAGTGAACTGCTTAATCACCCAGATGGACTGGAAATAGCCCTAGTTAAATTGTTTGCACCAGCATCTGAATCACCTGTAAGTTTAGTACGGATTGCTTGTCATGTGCATGAATTTAAAGAGGCGTTACCTGCAGCACATTGCTTGAAAGATAGAGGGTACGTTGTTGGGTTTAATCTAATGCAAATTGCCGATAGAAGTGCAGATGAAATAAAAAATTTAGCTACTGCAGCTAATAACTATCCTATTGATGTTCTCTATTTTGCTGACAGCTTAGGGAGTTTAAATCCAGAAAGTACAGCAAAAATAATTAACATGATACGTGAGGTTTGGCAGGGACCATTGGGTATACACACTCATGATAACATGGGATATGCATTAGCAAACTCTATGCGTGCTGTTGAAGAAGGTGTTACCTGGATTGATGGTACAGTTACTGGCATGGGAAGAGGTCCTGGCAATGCTAAAACGGAATATTTAGCAATTGAATTAGAAGAGAATAGAAATGTAACAAGTAATTTAACACCTTTGATGAAATTAGTAGAAGGCTATTTTAAGCCTTTACAAAATAAATGTGGTTGGGGAACCAATTCCTTTTATTATCTTGCTGGGAAATATGGTATCCATCCAACGTATATTCAGGAAATGCTTAGTGATTCTAGATATGTTGAAGAAGATATACTTGCTGTAATAGAATTTCTAAAATCTGAAGGTGGAAAAAAATTCAATATTAATACACTAGAGGCTGCTCGTAACTTTTATTCTGGTGTTCCAACGGGTACTTGGCACCCATCAGAAGTAATATCGAATAAAGAAGTATTAATCATCGGTACAGGACCAAGTATTCAAAAACATAGGCAGGCATTAGAGGATTATATACTTAAAAACAAGCCATATGTTATTGCGTTAAACACCCAATTAAACATTTCATCTGAATTGATTAACATTAGAGCTGCATGCCATCCGGTAAGAATACTTGCAGATAGTTCAGTTCATAGTAATTTACCACAACCATTAGTGATTCCAGCTTCTATGCTATCTGAAAACGTTAATAACGCATTTCAAGGCAAGAGTATATTAGATTTCGGTATTTCTATACAAGAAAATACTTTTAGTTTTGAATCGAACTACTGTGTATTACCAAATTCTCTAGTATTTTCATATGCTTTAGCTATCGCAGCAAGTGGAAAGGCAGAGCGTGTTATTTTAGCAGGATTTGATGGTTATGGAGCTGATGATCCTAGGACAAGCGAAGTAAATAATTTACTAAATAATTTCACAAACACACCAAATACACCACCAGTAATATCGATTACACCTACTCAATACAAAATTTTTACTAGTTCAGTATATGCATTTTAG
- a CDS encoding 3-deoxy-manno-octulosonate cytidylyltransferase: MNYCVIIPARYKSTRLPGKPLVELGGIPMIIRTYQQCIKACPADKVYVATEDERIRETCESNGIQVIMTSSSCLTGTDRIAECTKYIDADVYINVQGDEPLFNPKDLEKLIDYVGKYPGEILNGYCEINDEVIFRSGSVPKVVFRPDGRLLFMSRSPFPSNKEHSFEKAWRQVCAYAFPKEALEDFSSVSEKTRLESIEDIEILRFLELGWDVRMIELSSDSIAVDNPEDVHKVEEAILERGLLI, encoded by the coding sequence ATGAATTATTGTGTTATTATTCCAGCACGCTATAAATCTACGAGACTTCCGGGGAAACCACTTGTAGAGTTAGGTGGAATTCCAATGATTATAAGAACTTATCAGCAATGTATTAAAGCTTGCCCAGCAGATAAAGTGTATGTTGCAACAGAAGATGAACGTATTCGTGAAACTTGTGAATCAAATGGCATTCAAGTAATTATGACCTCGAGTAGTTGTCTTACGGGGACTGATAGAATTGCAGAGTGTACTAAATATATCGATGCAGATGTATATATAAATGTTCAAGGAGATGAACCATTATTTAACCCAAAAGACTTAGAAAAATTAATAGATTATGTTGGAAAGTACCCAGGTGAAATATTAAACGGATACTGCGAGATAAATGATGAAGTTATATTTAGAAGTGGTTCTGTACCTAAGGTAGTATTCCGACCAGATGGACGATTACTTTTTATGTCCCGATCTCCATTTCCTTCTAATAAGGAACACAGCTTTGAAAAAGCATGGCGTCAAGTTTGTGCTTATGCATTTCCGAAAGAAGCTTTAGAAGATTTTTCTTCAGTATCAGAGAAAACTAGATTAGAAAGTATTGAAGACATTGAAATCCTTAGATTTTTAGAATTAGGCTGGGATGTAAGGATGATAGAGCTATCCAGTGATTCTATTGCTGTAGATAATCCAGAAGATGTTCATAAGGTGGAAGAGGCTATATTAGAACGTGGTCTATTAATTTAG
- a CDS encoding KpsF/GutQ family sugar-phosphate isomerase — translation MLNNTAILSELKYENQIDILSEAKSVFDIEISAINLVKDALDESFIKIVELISNCNGKVIVTGMGKPGHVSRKIAATLSSLGTSSFFIHPAEAQHGDLGMISPNDIVIAISYSGESKEITKILPNIKLIGAKLIGISGNANSTLVRYSDYSFVFPKFMEACSMNLAPTSSTTVEMVLGDALAVCLSKIYGFQERNYALYHPAGSLGKKLLVKVEDIMHSGERNAVVREGTMLKDAIIEMSSKALGIINIVSQDGELIGIFTDGDLRRTLTREVNVYGLTMEAVMMKTPISINNDMLAVEALKLMKDQNISALPIIQDKKLVGTIRINDILGVGIVI, via the coding sequence ATGTTGAACAACACAGCTATTCTTTCTGAGCTTAAATATGAGAATCAAATCGATATACTCTCAGAAGCAAAATCTGTTTTTGATATCGAAATTAGTGCCATCAATCTAGTTAAAGATGCCTTAGATGAAAGCTTTATAAAAATTGTAGAGTTAATCTCCAACTGTAATGGAAAGGTAATTGTTACAGGTATGGGCAAACCAGGCCATGTTTCAAGAAAAATTGCAGCAACATTATCAAGCCTTGGTACATCTTCATTTTTTATTCATCCTGCAGAAGCTCAACATGGGGATTTAGGAATGATTTCACCAAATGATATTGTTATTGCCATTAGTTACAGTGGTGAAAGCAAAGAAATAACAAAGATCTTACCAAATATAAAGCTTATCGGTGCAAAGTTAATTGGGATTTCAGGAAATGCAAACTCAACTCTTGTAAGGTATAGCGATTATTCATTCGTGTTCCCTAAATTCATGGAAGCTTGCTCTATGAATCTAGCACCGACTTCAAGTACAACTGTCGAAATGGTACTAGGAGATGCATTAGCTGTATGTTTATCAAAAATTTACGGCTTTCAAGAGAGAAACTATGCGTTATACCATCCAGCAGGTTCTCTTGGTAAAAAACTTCTTGTTAAGGTAGAGGATATTATGCATTCAGGCGAACGAAATGCAGTTGTAAGAGAGGGTACTATGTTAAAGGACGCTATTATTGAGATGAGTTCAAAAGCATTAGGGATTATTAATATTGTTAGCCAAGATGGAGAGTTAATTGGAATCTTTACAGACGGTGACCTTAGAAGAACCCTTACAAGAGAAGTTAATGTCTATGGATTAACGATGGAAGCCGTAATGATGAAAACACCGATTTCCATAAATAATGACATGCTCGCTGTTGAAGCACTCAAGCTGATGAAGGATCAAAATATTTCAGCACTACCTATTATTCAGGACAAGAAATTGGTCGGAACAATTCGAATAAACGATATTCTTGGAGTTGGTATAGTCATATGA
- a CDS encoding HAD hydrolase family protein, whose translation MNGKDLSKIKMLIMDVDGTLTDGKIYVGENGEVFKAFNVKDGYRLINIKKYNITPVIITGKKSDILANRARELRIEEVHQGVEDKLVVLDEILNRYELGYESVAYIGDDVNDIDCMKVCYFTACPADAINEVMDQVDYVCQKSGGNGAVRELIDLIIM comes from the coding sequence ATGAATGGAAAGGACCTATCCAAAATTAAAATGTTGATAATGGATGTTGATGGTACTCTAACTGATGGGAAAATTTACGTTGGGGAAAATGGAGAAGTATTTAAAGCATTTAATGTAAAGGATGGATACAGATTAATTAATATTAAGAAGTATAACATAACCCCAGTTATCATAACGGGAAAAAAATCAGACATCCTAGCTAATCGGGCAAGAGAACTAAGAATAGAAGAAGTTCATCAAGGTGTGGAAGATAAACTTGTGGTATTGGATGAAATCTTAAATAGATACGAGTTAGGATACGAAAGTGTTGCTTATATTGGTGACGATGTTAACGATATTGATTGTATGAAAGTTTGTTATTTTACCGCTTGTCCTGCCGATGCAATTAATGAAGTGATGGATCAGGTGGATTATGTTTGCCAAAAAAGTGGTGGAAATGGAGCGGTAAGAGAACTAATTGATTTGATAATAATGTGA
- a CDS encoding DUF115 domain-containing protein: protein MIKYIKKNAIKLFYIVLLGFSYIVNYSSRFSIPLTSNNYKIFKLKNKYVGKRCFIIGNGPSLKPEDLDKLKNEITFSSNKIYKIFNKTTWRPTFYMVVDPIVLEENVTEINQVDAKTKFTLKVYRHLFDADVYFNNNLNSNKRETFSKNIMESLYSSGTVSYHLLQIAYYMGFSEVYLLGHDYNFKGAISKTKDLSFLNEANNSQHYFSKDYIRIDEKKPGQAPDEIYYGMEKAKIEYEQSGRKIFNSTRVTYLDVFDLKHFDELFNKSNEEVMKLKVRNG, encoded by the coding sequence ATGATTAAGTATATTAAAAAAAACGCAATTAAGTTATTTTATATTGTACTTTTAGGATTCTCCTACATTGTTAATTATTCCTCTAGATTTAGTATTCCACTAACTAGTAATAACTACAAGATATTTAAACTCAAGAATAAATACGTTGGAAAGCGTTGCTTTATTATTGGTAATGGTCCAAGTTTAAAACCGGAAGATTTAGATAAATTAAAGAATGAAATTACATTTTCATCCAATAAAATTTATAAGATATTTAATAAGACTACATGGAGACCAACATTTTATATGGTAGTAGACCCCATTGTATTAGAAGAAAATGTCACAGAAATTAATCAAGTAGATGCAAAAACTAAATTCACCTTAAAGGTCTATAGACATTTATTTGATGCAGATGTCTATTTTAACAATAACCTTAATAGTAACAAACGTGAAACTTTTTCAAAAAATATAATGGAGTCTTTATATTCATCAGGAACAGTTTCATATCATTTACTACAAATTGCTTATTACATGGGATTTTCTGAAGTGTATTTGCTAGGTCATGATTATAACTTTAAAGGAGCAATTTCAAAGACGAAAGACCTATCTTTTCTTAATGAGGCTAACAATTCGCAACATTATTTTAGTAAGGATTATATAAGAATAGACGAAAAAAAACCGGGGCAGGCTCCTGATGAAATTTATTATGGTATGGAAAAAGCAAAGATTGAATATGAACAGTCTGGTAGAAAAATATTTAACTCAACAAGGGTTACATACTTAGATGTATTTGATTTAAAACATTTTGATGAACTCTTTAATAAAAGTAATGAAGAGGTAATGAAATTAAAAGTGAGAAATGGCTAA
- a CDS encoding 3-deoxy-manno-octulosonate cytidylyltransferase, with protein sequence MRIVGVIPARGGSTRFYNKPLANIFGKPMVWWVYTHSKEVECFDEVYIATDSEEIKTVCEDFGAKVIMTSKKHDTATERLYEVSQYIDADLYVMVNGDEPVIEARDIVKCIPTDLDKDAFYVSNLMTDFSDPVEVVDTSNLKIVTNKDGICLFISRSPIPFPKGGMNYTYQKFVGVGAFTKSALQYYHETPRGPIEKIEENDSFRFIENRKDIFYINAHCKTISVDTLKDIKKVEEYMKVNLEKSTVTN encoded by the coding sequence ATGAGAATAGTTGGAGTAATACCAGCGAGAGGTGGTTCTACAAGGTTTTATAACAAACCATTAGCAAATATATTTGGAAAACCAATGGTATGGTGGGTTTACACACATTCTAAAGAAGTCGAATGCTTTGATGAAGTATATATAGCAACTGACAGTGAAGAAATTAAAACTGTATGTGAAGACTTTGGGGCTAAAGTGATTATGACTTCCAAGAAGCATGATACTGCAACGGAAAGACTATATGAAGTATCACAATACATAGATGCTGACCTCTATGTAATGGTAAATGGTGATGAGCCTGTTATAGAAGCTAGAGATATCGTTAAATGCATTCCTACAGATTTGGATAAAGATGCATTTTATGTGTCAAATCTTATGACAGATTTTTCTGATCCCGTTGAGGTAGTTGACACCTCTAATTTAAAAATAGTTACTAATAAAGATGGAATTTGTCTTTTCATTTCTCGAAGTCCTATACCATTTCCTAAAGGAGGAATGAATTATACATATCAGAAATTTGTGGGTGTTGGAGCTTTTACGAAGAGTGCTCTTCAGTACTATCACGAAACACCAAGGGGACCAATTGAAAAAATTGAAGAGAATGACTCTTTCCGATTTATCGAAAACCGTAAGGACATTTTTTATATCAACGCACATTGTAAAACAATTTCAGTTGATACACTTAAGGATATTAAGAAGGTTGAAGAATATATGAAGGTAAACTTGGAGAAATCTACTGTTACAAATTAA
- a CDS encoding glycosyltransferase translates to MVLPTISVIIPVYNVEKYLSRCIDSVLNQTFQDFEIILINDGSTDQSGMICNEYVQKDQRISVIHKKNARVSAARNDGLKKAKGKYVSFVDSDDWIEPDMYKQMVHKAEELTLDFIMCDYKKKSDEYEDKRTQPIRSGYYSREDIKNELFQCLIMFEHIEFPPTISNWVCLFKLEFLIAHELFYYEDIHYCEDSIFGSKIMFHANNFYYLKNHHYYNYFYNPNSTTNTYNNKKWSNYLKINDRLIEYFNNKTNEFDFSRQIKVNMLYFTLNTLGQISPKSIDNRISCIKDIMSHPKVTEIFRGFNLPKVSWKTKVAILLIKYKMPRLYNSLILSSKSKT, encoded by the coding sequence ATGGTGCTGCCAACAATAAGTGTGATTATTCCAGTTTATAATGTGGAAAAATATCTGTCGCGTTGTATTGATAGTGTATTAAATCAAACCTTTCAAGATTTTGAAATTATCCTTATTAATGATGGATCAACTGATCAATCGGGGATGATTTGCAATGAGTATGTTCAGAAAGATCAGCGGATAAGTGTGATTCACAAAAAAAATGCAAGAGTGTCAGCTGCTAGAAATGATGGTCTTAAGAAGGCCAAAGGCAAGTACGTAAGTTTTGTTGATTCAGATGATTGGATAGAACCAGATATGTATAAGCAAATGGTACATAAGGCAGAAGAATTAACATTAGATTTTATAATGTGCGATTATAAAAAAAAATCTGATGAATACGAGGACAAGCGAACACAACCTATTCGGTCAGGTTATTATTCAAGGGAAGACATAAAAAATGAACTTTTTCAATGTTTAATTATGTTTGAACATATTGAGTTTCCTCCTACTATTTCTAATTGGGTATGTTTGTTTAAATTAGAATTCCTTATAGCTCATGAATTATTTTACTATGAGGATATACATTACTGTGAAGATTCAATATTTGGTTCAAAAATAATGTTCCATGCAAATAATTTTTACTATCTTAAGAACCATCATTACTATAATTACTTCTACAATCCAAATTCTACAACAAATACCTATAACAACAAAAAGTGGAGTAATTACTTAAAAATCAATGATAGGTTAATAGAATATTTTAACAATAAGACAAATGAATTTGACTTTTCTAGGCAAATAAAAGTTAATATGTTGTATTTTACATTAAATACCTTAGGGCAGATTTCTCCAAAAAGTATAGACAATAGAATAAGTTGTATAAAAGATATAATGAGTCATCCTAAAGTTACAGAAATATTTAGGGGATTTAATCTACCAAAAGTATCTTGGAAGACTAAGGTTGCAATACTACTTATAAAATATAAAATGCCCAGACTTTACAATTCTTTAATATTAAGTTCTAAATCTAAGACCTGA
- the kdsA gene encoding 3-deoxy-8-phosphooctulonate synthase: MTLNTINVGNLTIDSNMFTLIAGPCVIESETQIMEVAKRMKEITGRLGIPFIFKSSFDKANRTSVTSFRGPGLEEGLRILKKVKDELELPVVTDIHEPFQAEIAAEVVDMLQIPAFLCRQTDLLLAAGKTGLPINIKKAQFLSAKDMKNAITKVEEAGNTNILLCERGNTFGYNNLVVDMTNIIEMKTFGYPVVFDATHSVQKPGGNLTSTDGNREYVEPLAKAALAVGADMLFMEVHEDPDNAKSDGPNMVKIDEIEGILQKLVKVYKAVNEDVEQHSYSF; the protein is encoded by the coding sequence ATAACTTTGAATACTATAAATGTAGGAAATTTAACGATTGATAGTAATATGTTTACATTAATTGCAGGCCCTTGTGTAATTGAATCCGAAACACAAATAATGGAAGTAGCTAAAAGAATGAAAGAAATTACAGGAAGACTTGGGATTCCTTTTATTTTTAAGTCGTCGTTCGATAAAGCGAACAGAACGTCCGTTACATCGTTTAGAGGTCCAGGACTAGAGGAAGGTCTGCGAATATTAAAAAAGGTTAAGGATGAGCTAGAGCTACCTGTTGTAACAGATATCCACGAACCATTTCAAGCAGAGATAGCTGCAGAAGTAGTGGATATGCTTCAAATACCTGCTTTTCTTTGTAGACAAACAGATTTACTACTTGCAGCAGGAAAAACGGGGCTACCCATTAATATCAAAAAAGCACAGTTCCTATCTGCTAAAGATATGAAGAATGCTATTACAAAAGTTGAGGAAGCTGGAAATACAAACATTCTCTTATGTGAGAGAGGGAATACATTTGGATATAACAACTTAGTCGTTGATATGACGAACATTATAGAAATGAAGACATTCGGTTATCCAGTGGTTTTTGATGCCACACATAGTGTTCAAAAACCAGGAGGAAATCTCACGTCTACTGATGGTAATCGTGAATACGTCGAACCTCTTGCCAAAGCAGCCTTAGCAGTGGGAGCAGATATGTTATTTATGGAAGTGCACGAAGATCCTGATAATGCAAAATCTGACGGACCTAATATGGTAAAGATTGATGAAATCGAAGGAATCCTTCAAAAACTAGTAAAAGTTTATAAGGCGGTGAATGAGGATGTTGAACAACACAGCTATTCTTTCTGA
- a CDS encoding glycosyltransferase: MKKKILIVNGHLNVGGVENSLVNVLKNIDFDFYEVDLILFEEIGDYANEVPKEVNIIYYDLSKAFGPIKQCILNNINEGNWFALFLRFIFLLEKIIGVRAISLAKPLFKIHEKYDCAIAYRVGICSDFVGYIVNSPNKVTWWHHGTYDISQNQNSRWLKVLSKFDRLIAVSESCKEMLENNIPESSQKLITIPNIINQNDILQKANETISININFNKGVTLLSIGRLSPEKGMINCVHSCKKLVDYGYDVKWYLIGEGTERDGIERCIMDYNLENNIFLLGAITNPYPYIKHAHIYVHPSLVESLSITVLEALALSTPVVVAESMGPKEFIRNKENGLLVEPSPEGLFRGVVSLLEDRCLYEYLKEDKSELLKSYSSDVIMRKIYGLIEVG; encoded by the coding sequence TTGAAAAAGAAAATTTTAATTGTAAACGGTCATTTAAATGTAGGTGGGGTTGAGAATTCTCTTGTAAATGTCCTTAAAAACATAGACTTTGACTTTTATGAAGTAGATCTAATCCTCTTTGAAGAAATTGGTGATTATGCTAATGAAGTACCAAAAGAAGTTAATATTATTTATTATGATTTGTCAAAAGCTTTCGGTCCAATTAAACAATGTATATTAAATAATATTAATGAAGGTAATTGGTTTGCGTTATTTCTTAGATTTATTTTCTTATTAGAGAAAATAATTGGAGTTAGAGCAATATCACTTGCAAAACCACTTTTTAAAATACATGAAAAATATGACTGTGCCATTGCTTATAGAGTTGGAATATGTTCTGACTTTGTTGGATATATAGTTAACTCACCAAACAAGGTAACTTGGTGGCATCATGGGACGTATGATATCTCACAGAATCAAAATAGCCGGTGGCTCAAAGTGTTAAGTAAGTTTGATAGGTTAATAGCTGTATCTGAGAGTTGTAAAGAAATGTTAGAAAATAATATTCCCGAAAGTAGTCAAAAACTTATTACTATTCCTAACATAATCAACCAAAATGATATATTGCAAAAAGCTAATGAAACAATCTCAATTAATATTAACTTTAATAAGGGAGTTACTTTATTAAGTATAGGCAGATTATCACCAGAGAAAGGGATGATTAATTGTGTTCATTCCTGTAAAAAGTTAGTAGATTATGGCTATGATGTCAAGTGGTATCTAATAGGAGAAGGTACAGAAAGAGATGGAATTGAAAGGTGTATTATGGATTATAACCTGGAAAATAACATTTTTCTATTAGGGGCAATTACTAATCCTTATCCTTATATAAAGCATGCACATATATACGTGCATCCCTCACTAGTAGAATCTTTATCTATAACAGTATTGGAAGCTTTAGCATTAAGTACACCTGTCGTAGTTGCAGAATCTATGGGTCCAAAAGAATTTATACGTAATAAAGAGAATGGTTTACTTGTTGAACCATCACCAGAAGGACTGTTTAGAGGAGTTGTGTCTTTGCTGGAAGACAGATGTTTGTATGAATATTTGAAAGAAGATAAAAGTGAATTATTAAAAAGTTATAGTTCCGATGTGATCATGAGGAAAATATATGGGCTAATTGAGGTTGGTTAA
- a CDS encoding DUF115 domain-containing protein: protein MLKSIKGSINKTIYITNKFINELLFPYSKNGKSIKELKDVHLNKRCFIIGNGPSLSIDDLTKLKNDVTFAFNRIYYLFDQTEWRPTYYCSEDDKTIFKSREEINNLKVENKFFPVNFPRDYKIQFNNAKYYVFKFGDRNVEPKFSDDIVKGIYWGNTVAYTAIQIAVYMGMKEIYLLGIDHNFSKMVNDKGEIIFDKTVKDYFTEKYNTDKDDLYIPNVEVSTRAFLAAKKYAEQNKIKIYNATRGGKLEVFQRVDFDKLFIENERLSV from the coding sequence ATGTTGAAAAGTATAAAAGGATCAATAAATAAAACAATATATATTACGAATAAATTTATAAATGAGTTACTATTTCCTTATTCTAAGAATGGAAAAAGTATTAAAGAATTAAAAGATGTCCATCTGAATAAACGTTGTTTTATTATCGGTAATGGTCCGAGTTTATCAATTGATGATCTTACTAAGCTTAAAAACGATGTTACGTTTGCCTTTAATAGAATTTATTATTTATTTGACCAAACAGAATGGAGACCAACATATTACTGCTCTGAAGATGATAAAACAATTTTTAAAAGTAGAGAAGAGATTAATAATTTAAAAGTAGAAAATAAATTTTTTCCAGTAAACTTTCCGAGAGATTATAAGATTCAGTTTAACAATGCTAAATATTATGTATTTAAATTTGGAGATAGGAATGTTGAACCGAAATTCTCTGACGATATTGTTAAGGGGATATACTGGGGAAATACTGTAGCATACACTGCCATTCAAATAGCAGTATACATGGGAATGAAAGAAATCTATTTATTAGGTATTGACCATAATTTCAGTAAAATGGTAAACGATAAAGGTGAAATTATTTTCGATAAGACAGTGAAAGACTACTTTACCGAAAAATATAATACTGATAAAGATGATTTATATATTCCTAATGTAGAAGTTTCAACAAGAGCGTTCTTAGCTGCTAAAAAGTATGCAGAGCAAAACAAAATAAAAATTTACAATGCAACCCGCGGTGGAAAATTGGAAGTTTTCCAAAGAGTAGATTTTGATAAACTATTTATAGAGAATGAGAGGTTATCAGTATGA
- a CDS encoding acyltransferase, with product MTNNNAVDVMKFICAILVVIIHVPPLFSYNETANFILVDIISRMAVPFFFVCAGYFLFNKIDFKNEKIEKSTNNSNLFKRYIKHLIIIYIFWTLFYLLWWIPSWYYGGYLTLANIKGYVLSIFLNGSYYHLWYIVSLIYGLLFTFLLLRFVRIKIVIITAVIFYLIGTFAYSYTWLVSGNSFIEEVIKVYNSLGSVSVALFRAFPYLLIGLIFSKYRMRISSPLSALLSVICFLLIGLEVWLLNFFGVSSRFSNVFFTGVTVFLIFSTAINIKLKDNMLYPFLRKMSSIIYFIHPMFININGLFLLHYFSSKNSLILFSTVLVFVMFFSVGLIKLSQTPNLNKLKSLY from the coding sequence ATGACAAATAACAATGCTGTTGATGTAATGAAATTTATTTGTGCTATTTTAGTAGTTATCATTCACGTGCCACCACTATTTTCCTATAATGAAACCGCAAATTTTATATTAGTAGATATTATTTCAAGAATGGCTGTACCTTTCTTTTTTGTTTGCGCAGGTTATTTCTTATTTAATAAAATTGATTTTAAAAATGAGAAGATAGAAAAAAGCACTAATAATTCGAATTTATTTAAGAGATATATAAAACATTTAATAATAATATATATATTTTGGACTCTTTTTTATCTACTATGGTGGATACCTTCATGGTATTACGGTGGTTATTTAACATTAGCTAATATCAAAGGATATGTATTATCTATTTTTCTTAATGGAAGTTATTATCATTTATGGTACATTGTATCACTAATATATGGGCTACTATTTACATTTTTATTATTAAGATTTGTACGAATAAAAATAGTAATTATTACTGCTGTAATTTTTTATTTAATAGGGACATTTGCTTATTCATATACTTGGCTTGTTAGCGGAAACAGTTTTATTGAGGAAGTAATTAAAGTATACAACTCTCTTGGATCAGTAAGTGTAGCATTATTTAGAGCTTTTCCATATCTTTTAATTGGTTTAATATTTTCAAAATATAGAATGAGAATATCCTCTCCTCTAAGTGCACTTTTAAGTGTCATATGCTTTTTATTAATTGGTTTAGAAGTATGGTTACTTAATTTCTTTGGAGTTTCATCTAGATTTTCAAATGTCTTTTTTACAGGAGTAACAGTATTCTTAATATTTAGCACAGCTATCAATATTAAACTTAAAGACAATATGCTGTATCCATTCTTAAGAAAAATGAGTTCCATCATTTACTTCATACATCCAATGTTTATTAACATTAATGGTTTGTTTTTACTACATTATTTTAGTAGCAAGAATTCACTAATCTTGTTTAGTACGGTATTGGTATTTGTTATGTTTTTTAGTGTGGGATTAATAAAATTATCACAGACACCAAACTTAAATAAATTAAAGTCTTTGTACTGA